A segment of the Acaryochloris thomasi RCC1774 genome:
CCATTGTGGGGCCAGAGCTGGTGGTCCGCATTCTCAATCGTCTAGAGCGCTCTAGACTGCAGCAACAGATCTCTGAGACTGACCCTGTGACTCAAGTGCTGAATCGAAAAGAGTCTATACAAACCCTAGAAAATCTATTGAACGAAGTGAAGCATCAACCGCTATGTCTGATTATGCTAGAGGTTGAGCGAATTCAACAGATCAATGATTGCTTTGGTTTCGAGACGGGTGATCAGATTCTAAAACATGTGACTCAATGCATCCTGCAGTCTAAGGCTGCTGGAGATGTAGTGGTTCGCAAAAGCGGAACACATTTTGTTGTGGGACTGCGGGGTCTGACAAAAACAGAGGGTCGCCAGTGGTTTCATGCTCTCATGACCCTCATTGACCACAGGACTTTTAATGCGCCTGATCACACCCCGCTGCAGATTACCTGTAGTGCTGGTATTGCCCAGTATCCTGATCATGCCCAGTATCCTGATCAGGGGACTGAGCTGCAGCGTCTCTTTTGCATCGCAGAGACCGCAAAGGCGAGAGGCTGGGGGCAAGTACATTCTGTTCAGCCCCTGACTACAACAAAGGGAGGTTAATGAGATGGCTGCTTCTATTTCACTTAACCTCCAGGAAGCGGTCTTGGAAACCATGGATGCCTTGCTTGTGGTTTTAGATCGGCAAGGACGGATTGTTCAATTCAATCGGGCCTGCGAGAAAACAACGGGCTATTCCTTTGTTGAGGTGGAAGGTAAAGCCGTTTGGGATGTGCTGTTAGTTCCTGAAGAACGTGAGTCGGTCAAAGCCGTCTTTACAGAGCTGGAAAACAAGAAATATGCTAGCCGAAATGAGAATTATTGGGTGAGTAAAACGGGGCAGCGGCATTTGATTGCCTGGTCAAATACGATGTTGCTTGACACGCAAAACGATGTGGAATATATCATTGGGACCGGCATTGATATTACCGAACGTCGTCAAAGTGAAATCGCCCTTCAACAGCAGGTCAGGTATGAACAACTTTTAAGTGAGATTGCAGCACATATCCGTCAGTCCCTGGACTTGAATGAAGTTCTCAACACGACCGTCACTGAGGTGCAGCGGGTCTTAGACACAGATCGCGTCTTGATTTTTCGGTTTGAGCCTAATTGGAACGGCAAGGTTCTCGTTGAGTCCCTGGGGTCGCAGACTTGGATGTCAGCGCTAGGGATGCAAATTCATGATCCTTGCTTTGCCAAAACCTACGTTGAACCCTATCGAAAGGGACGAATTTTCAGTATTGAAGACATTCATCAGGCTGGTTTGTCTCCCTGCCTGGTGGAGCTACTCGATCAGTTTCAAGTCCAGGCCAACCTTGTCGTTCCGATTCTGCAAGGGGATCAGCTCTGGGGGCTGTTGGTTGCTCACCATTGTTCTTCTCCCCGACAGTGGCAGCAGCAAGATATTAACCTGCTCACTCGACTGGCGACTCAACTTGCGATCGCAATCCAGCAGTCTGAACTCTACCAACAACTGCAGACTGAGCTGACCGAACGTGAGCAAGTGGAAGTCGTTCTTCAGGAAGCTCGTAAAAATCTCGAAAGCAAAGTCACAGAACGCACCACCGAACTGATCAGCGTCAATCAGCAGCTCAACCTAGAACTCATAGAGCGTCGCGAAGCCGAAAAAGCGCTGCAGGTCTCCCAAGACCGCTTTGCAGGCATTCTCGAAATTGCTGATGATGCCATCATTTCCATTGATGCTGAGCAAAATATTACCCTTTTCAACCAAGGCGCTGAGCGAACGTTTGGCTATGCCGCAATCGATATCCTCGGTCAGTCCCTCGATCTGCTGCTGCCCTTCCAGTCGGCTCAGAACCATCGTCAGCAGGTTGAGAAGTATAGTCTGTCTTCCCAGCCATCCCGAGAAATGGGGGAGCGACGGGAAGTCTATGGTCGTCGCCAGGACGGTAGCGAGTTCCCTGCTGAAGCCTCAATTTCTAAACTTGAACTG
Coding sequences within it:
- a CDS encoding PAS domain S-box protein, with the protein product MAASISLNLQEAVLETMDALLVVLDRQGRIVQFNRACEKTTGYSFVEVEGKAVWDVLLVPEERESVKAVFTELENKKYASRNENYWVSKTGQRHLIAWSNTMLLDTQNDVEYIIGTGIDITERRQSEIALQQQVRYEQLLSEIAAHIRQSLDLNEVLNTTVTEVQRVLDTDRVLIFRFEPNWNGKVLVESLGSQTWMSALGMQIHDPCFAKTYVEPYRKGRIFSIEDIHQAGLSPCLVELLDQFQVQANLVVPILQGDQLWGLLVAHHCSSPRQWQQQDINLLTRLATQLAIAIQQSELYQQLQTELTEREQVEVVLQEARKNLESKVTERTTELISVNQQLNLELIERREAEKALQVSQDRFAGILEIADDAIISIDAEQNITLFNQGAERTFGYAAIDILGQSLDLLLPFQSAQNHRQQVEKYSLSSQPSREMGERREVYGRRQDGSEFPAEASISKLELESETIYTVILRDISQRKQDQENLEQLSHQNELILNAIDEGLCGLNRQGQFTFVNAAAERYLGYAAANLIDQPIERLLPDTHVPDALASVYASMKTGTIETIQNATFCHKNQSCFPVEYLATPIQERGEIVGAVITFRDISDRQVMERLKDEFISIVSHELRTPLTSIHGSLQMMASGMLSTQPEKSQRLLKIAAESTNRLVRLINDILDVERIESGHVRMAFQIYNAAELMTQAANTMQGMADSMGISLSVTPLTVDLWADPDRILQTFTNLLSNAIKFSEAGSTVWLNAKRIEPQRAGDQSWVRFSVKDQGRGIPEDKIDLVFERFQQADSSDTRNYEGTGLGLAICRSVVQQHCGQIWVESQFGQGSTFYFTIPESSSASVSE